In one window of Acidobacteriota bacterium DNA:
- a CDS encoding pyrroloquinoline quinone-dependent dehydrogenase → MHWTGSPTAARFAVGLLFAIAMAAAPPEAPAQAGADPHEWRFYGGDPGHTKYTPLDQITADNVGQLRIAWTWTSVDDKLRAENPVIRDGQRFRTYAYEVTPLVVDGVLYATTNLGQVAAIDPTTGETIWSYDPGLYLDGRPAVHGFLTRGLAYWTDGEDARLLYAGGRTWLVSVDAKTGKPDPQFGRNGRVDLTRGLGRIIDTSQYAVSSAPLVAGDTVVVGSAITEGRGRKEAPPGHVRGYDVRTGEMKWIFHTIPQPGEFGNETWGNESWKWSGGANVWSNMSADPELGYVYLPVGSPVTDYYGGHRPGDNLFANSLVCLDAETGERVWHFQFVHHAVWDYDLPAAPNLIDITVDGRPIKAVAQITKQGFTFVFDRATGQPVWPIEERPVPPSTVPGERTSPTQPYPTKPPLYLTNGSLEEDLIDFTDELRAEALEIYRRHTAGPLYTPPALGGNIVRPGWSGGANWWGAAFDPETGRLYVPSWAHFSFVVLEPGDPANSDLTIRPQVSNLPGPRGLPLFKPPYSQLAALDMNAGEKLWSVPLGDGPRDHEALRGMDLPPLGSYEKGGGPLLTKTLLFIGQGIESNRLRAFDKDTGYELLEMELPARSSSAPISYLADGRQYIVLAVGGGADREQLVALALP, encoded by the coding sequence ATGCATTGGACTGGTTCGCCGACGGCGGCGCGTTTCGCGGTCGGGTTGCTCTTCGCGATCGCCATGGCGGCGGCGCCCCCGGAAGCGCCCGCCCAGGCCGGCGCCGACCCGCACGAGTGGCGCTTCTATGGCGGCGATCCCGGCCACACCAAGTACACGCCCCTCGACCAGATCACGGCGGACAACGTCGGCCAGCTTCGCATCGCGTGGACCTGGACGTCGGTCGACGACAAGCTGCGCGCCGAGAACCCGGTCATCCGCGACGGGCAGCGGTTCCGCACCTACGCCTACGAGGTGACGCCGCTGGTGGTCGACGGCGTGCTCTATGCCACCACCAACCTGGGGCAGGTCGCGGCCATCGACCCAACGACCGGCGAGACGATCTGGAGCTACGACCCCGGCCTCTACCTGGACGGCCGCCCCGCCGTGCACGGTTTCCTGACGCGGGGGCTCGCCTACTGGACGGACGGCGAGGATGCCCGGCTGCTCTATGCCGGCGGGAGGACCTGGCTGGTCTCCGTGGACGCCAAGACCGGCAAGCCGGATCCGCAGTTCGGCCGGAACGGCCGGGTCGACCTGACGCGGGGACTCGGCCGCATCATCGACACCAGCCAGTACGCGGTCAGCTCGGCCCCGCTCGTGGCCGGCGACACGGTGGTGGTCGGTTCGGCGATCACGGAGGGCCGTGGCCGCAAGGAGGCGCCGCCGGGACACGTACGCGGCTACGACGTCCGCACCGGCGAGATGAAGTGGATCTTCCACACGATTCCGCAGCCCGGCGAGTTCGGCAACGAGACCTGGGGCAACGAGTCGTGGAAGTGGTCGGGCGGGGCCAACGTCTGGTCGAACATGAGCGCCGACCCGGAGCTCGGCTACGTCTACCTGCCGGTCGGCTCCCCGGTCACCGACTACTACGGCGGCCACCGCCCCGGCGACAACCTGTTCGCCAACTCGCTGGTCTGCCTCGACGCCGAGACCGGCGAGCGGGTCTGGCACTTCCAGTTCGTGCACCACGCGGTGTGGGACTACGACCTGCCGGCGGCGCCGAACCTGATCGACATCACGGTCGACGGGCGGCCCATCAAGGCGGTCGCGCAGATCACCAAGCAGGGGTTCACGTTCGTCTTCGACCGGGCCACAGGCCAACCGGTCTGGCCCATCGAGGAGCGTCCGGTCCCGCCGTCGACGGTGCCGGGCGAGCGCACCTCCCCCACGCAGCCGTATCCGACGAAGCCGCCGCTCTACCTGACCAACGGCTCACTGGAAGAGGACCTGATCGACTTCACGGACGAGCTGCGGGCCGAGGCGCTGGAGATCTACCGGCGGCACACTGCCGGCCCGCTCTACACACCGCCGGCGCTGGGCGGCAACATCGTGCGGCCGGGCTGGAGCGGGGGCGCCAACTGGTGGGGCGCCGCCTTCGATCCGGAGACCGGGCGGCTCTACGTGCCGAGCTGGGCGCACTTCTCGTTCGTCGTGCTCGAGCCCGGCGATCCGGCGAACTCTGACCTGACGATACGCCCGCAGGTGAGCAACCTGCCGGGCCCGCGCGGGCTCCCTCTCTTCAAGCCGCCCTACTCGCAGCTCGCGGCGCTGGACATGAACGCGGGCGAGAAGCTCTGGAGCGTGCCGCTGGGCGACGGCCCGCGGGATCACGAAGCGCTGCGCGGCATGGACCTGCCCCCGCTCGGCAGCTACGAGAAGGGCGGCGGCCCCCTGCTGACGAAGACGCTGCTCTTCATCGGCCAGGGCATCGAGTCGAACCGGCTGCGCGCGTTCGACAAGGACACCGGCTACGAGCTGCTCGAGATGGAGCTGCCCGCCCGGTCGTCGTCCGCGCCGATCAGCTACCTGGCGGACGGCCGGCAGTACATCGTCCTGGCTGTCGGCGGCGGAGCCGATCGGGAGCAGCTCGTCGCGCTGGCGCTGCCGTAA
- a CDS encoding type II toxin-antitoxin system prevent-host-death family antitoxin, whose product MQRRDSSSQANLSEAIDRACDDRARASVMPSERNHERLDATTYLLRSPANARRLLESVEEIEAPGAR is encoded by the coding sequence ATGCAACGCCGCGACTCGTCCAGCCAGGCGAACCTCTCGGAGGCGATAGATCGCGCCTGCGATGATCGAGCGCGGGCCAGCGTCATGCCTTCGGAGCGGAACCACGAGCGACTCGACGCAACCACCTATCTGCTCAGGAGTCCTGCGAACGCGCGGCGTCTTCTGGAGTCTGTCGAAGAAATCGAGGCGCCAGGAGCGCGCTAG
- a CDS encoding PQQ-binding-like beta-propeller repeat protein, which translates to MRWILALTAAAACLAASPAEAQYGAPDDGEWRSYAGDSGSTKYSPLDQVTADNFGDLEVRWHWQSVDSHLVHSTPGGDSLVAADTLFDILQAEEPDLWTAFDGVNRTGTRPSIRSLVATPLMVDGVLYVSTPLYRAAAIDARTGETLWVHDPRAYESGNPAIAQWRHRGVAYWENAGDARIVWATGDGFLIAVDAKTGVPAPDFGDNGRVDLMDGVPRATRGERDILNLLPLSSQSPPLVIRDTIIVGSTINDRTITREATPGFARAYDVRTGRHRWDFHTVPQSADEFGSDTWLDESWRYSGNTNIWSMMSGDEELGWVYLPIGTPTNDYYGGHRLGDNLFAESIVAVDVETGQRQWHFQTIHHGLWDYDLPAAPNLLDITVDGREIKAVAQVSKQGFVYVFDRITGEPVWPIEELPVPTDTDLEGEILSPTQPFPTKPAAFEYQGTSIDDLVDFTPEIRQMAVDAVQGFRLGPLYTPQMLRGTIMRPPVGGGASWSGAAVDPETGYLYVPSFNGHSTIRLTEPEPHEPSTLRYIRRSISAGPVMPRGLPLWKPPYTRMTAIDMNTGEHAWMIPTGNGDRIRNHPMLRDLDLPPLGGDAGRSGPLLTKTLLIHALTAGGTDGGPRLVAYDKASGTEIASLDLPGGALGAPMTYLLDGVQHIALTVGGEVPGLIVFRVPE; encoded by the coding sequence ATGCGATGGATCCTTGCACTGACGGCAGCGGCGGCCTGCTTGGCCGCGAGCCCGGCCGAGGCGCAGTACGGGGCGCCCGACGACGGCGAGTGGCGCAGCTACGCCGGTGACAGCGGAAGCACGAAGTACTCGCCGCTCGACCAGGTCACGGCCGACAACTTCGGCGACCTCGAGGTGCGGTGGCACTGGCAGTCGGTCGACTCGCACCTGGTCCACTCCACGCCCGGCGGCGACTCGCTGGTCGCGGCCGACACGCTGTTCGACATCCTGCAGGCGGAGGAGCCGGACCTGTGGACGGCGTTCGACGGCGTGAACCGGACGGGCACGCGACCCTCGATACGCTCCCTGGTGGCGACGCCGCTCATGGTGGACGGCGTCCTCTACGTCAGCACGCCCCTCTACCGGGCCGCGGCCATCGACGCCCGGACCGGCGAGACCCTGTGGGTGCACGACCCGCGCGCCTACGAGTCGGGCAATCCGGCCATCGCGCAGTGGCGCCACCGCGGCGTGGCCTACTGGGAGAACGCCGGCGACGCCCGCATCGTGTGGGCCACGGGCGACGGCTTCCTCATCGCGGTGGACGCGAAGACCGGGGTCCCGGCGCCCGATTTCGGCGACAACGGCCGGGTCGACCTGATGGACGGCGTGCCGCGCGCCACCCGCGGCGAGCGCGACATCCTGAACCTGCTTCCGCTGTCGTCGCAGTCGCCGCCGCTCGTCATCCGCGACACCATCATCGTCGGCTCGACCATCAACGATCGCACCATCACCCGCGAGGCGACGCCCGGCTTCGCCCGCGCCTACGACGTGCGCACCGGGCGGCACCGGTGGGACTTCCACACCGTCCCCCAGAGCGCCGACGAGTTCGGGTCGGACACGTGGCTGGACGAGTCGTGGCGCTACAGCGGCAACACGAACATCTGGTCGATGATGAGCGGCGACGAGGAGCTCGGCTGGGTCTACCTGCCGATCGGGACGCCGACGAACGACTACTACGGCGGGCACCGCCTGGGAGACAACCTCTTCGCCGAGAGCATCGTGGCGGTCGACGTCGAGACCGGCCAGCGGCAGTGGCACTTCCAGACCATCCACCACGGCCTCTGGGACTACGACCTGCCGGCGGCCCCGAACCTGCTGGACATCACCGTCGACGGGCGGGAGATCAAGGCGGTGGCCCAGGTCAGCAAGCAGGGCTTCGTCTACGTCTTCGACCGGATCACCGGCGAGCCGGTGTGGCCCATCGAGGAGCTGCCGGTGCCGACCGACACCGACCTGGAGGGCGAGATCCTGTCGCCGACCCAGCCCTTCCCGACGAAGCCGGCCGCGTTCGAGTACCAGGGAACCTCCATCGACGACCTCGTGGACTTCACGCCCGAGATCCGCCAGATGGCCGTCGACGCGGTCCAGGGCTTCCGGCTGGGACCGCTCTACACGCCGCAGATGCTGCGCGGCACCATCATGCGGCCGCCCGTCGGCGGCGGCGCGAGCTGGTCCGGGGCGGCCGTCGATCCCGAGACCGGCTATCTCTACGTGCCGTCGTTCAACGGGCACTCGACGATCCGGCTCACCGAGCCGGAGCCGCACGAGCCGTCGACGCTGCGCTACATCCGCCGCTCGATCTCGGCCGGCCCCGTCATGCCGCGCGGGCTGCCGCTGTGGAAGCCGCCCTATACGCGCATGACCGCCATCGACATGAACACGGGCGAGCACGCGTGGATGATTCCCACCGGCAACGGCGACCGGATCCGCAACCACCCGATGCTGCGCGACCTCGACCTTCCGCCGCTCGGCGGCGACGCCGGCCGCAGCGGTCCCCTGCTGACGAAGACGCTGCTCATCCACGCGCTGACCGCGGGCGGCACCGACGGCGGCCCGCGCCTGGTCGCCTACGACAAGGCGAGCGGGACCGAGATCGCGTCTCTGGACCTGCCCGGCGGGGCGCTCGGGGCGCCGATGACCTACCTGCTCGACGGGGTGCAGCACATTGCGTTGACGGTGGGCGGCGAGGTGCCGGGATTGATCGTGTTCCGGGTGCCGGAGTGA
- a CDS encoding BrnT family toxin — protein MRVDFEWRASKAEANAKKHGVGFGEALTVFADPLARIFDDPDHSADESREIIVGHSSRQRLLMVSFTARGGRVRIISARVATKRERHDYEQGSGSP, from the coding sequence ATGCGCGTGGACTTCGAGTGGCGGGCTTCCAAGGCCGAGGCCAACGCCAAGAAACATGGTGTCGGCTTCGGGGAAGCGTTGACGGTCTTCGCCGATCCGCTGGCGCGGATTTTCGACGATCCCGATCACTCGGCGGACGAGTCGCGGGAGATCATCGTGGGCCATTCGTCGCGACAGCGATTGCTGATGGTGAGCTTCACTGCACGTGGCGGCAGGGTTCGGATCATCAGCGCCCGGGTCGCCACGAAGCGGGAACGACATGACTACGAACAAGGCAGCGGCAGTCCCTGA
- a CDS encoding TonB-dependent receptor, with translation MKRTTRPGSGPKATRWRVVPMLAVLATVWTLPAAGAAAKPQDSAPQEQVEKRTDALVEELGRALGMTPAEIEALGMSPAEMRRLLAGFTEETVVVGSRAQPRSATASAVPVDVLSATDLVSQGAGDLKDQLRTIIPSFNTNTQPISGGSTVVRPAMLRNLAPDHTLVLVNGKRRHRSSIVDWHGGNGVAFGSQGPDISAIPAIALRQVEVLRDGAAAQYGSDAIAGVMNFQLKDARAGGSVELNTGMYQAGDGESTQFAGNVGLPLGATGFANLSLEYGNANPTDRAAPRRDAMALIAAGNTHVPSDHPQVWGDPAVDNDLKAFGNFGYTLPAGVQAYAHTSYATRKVTYGIFFRNPNTRLGVFSNDGGRTLLVGDVLAAGGMGSADCPTVAVTDLVPDAVALRQVADDPNCFTFQELFPGGFTPQTGGTATEASVAGGVRGFTAGGFNWDLSGSVGMHRTDFFIRDTINASLGLMSPNAFDVGRNSQRDVSLNVDVSHAVSERVNLAAGAEWRDERFGLRAGDRAGWMVGPYAAQRFMAGSNGVFAYSPAQAGTWSRHNVAAYGDLEVTDPGDAWTLGAAVRFEDFEDFGTTANGKLSGRVGFVRGSVSTGFRAPTPGQQHGLNIHSWFDPTVGDLVNNAVIPSVSPVALLRGGAPLEPEESINYTGGVVFGGGPFTLTADYFRIDVSDRIGITSNFVLTPAEIAAVVAGGFEAAESVRNYRFFTNAFGTTSQGVDIVSTWTPLALRGNTVISAVFNHTDTEVTDNDKGLLDGRRIAEYAYALPRTRWNAGVTQRLGRASLLGRLSYYSGWYDYDSGRRQIFDPSGGLEQGFFEGRPIVDLELTVDLGRGTTLAVGGQNVFDTYSQVSVLANAVGEQYSEYIPWGYSGAYYYVRIGYDWGG, from the coding sequence ATGAAGCGAACAACAAGACCAGGATCGGGACCGAAAGCTACGCGGTGGCGGGTCGTCCCGATGCTGGCCGTGCTCGCGACGGTATGGACGTTGCCGGCGGCCGGCGCGGCCGCGAAGCCGCAGGACTCCGCCCCGCAGGAACAGGTCGAGAAACGGACGGACGCGCTGGTCGAAGAGCTGGGCCGCGCGCTGGGGATGACGCCGGCCGAGATCGAGGCGCTGGGGATGTCGCCCGCGGAGATGCGGCGGCTGCTCGCCGGCTTCACGGAGGAGACGGTGGTGGTCGGCTCCCGCGCGCAGCCGCGCAGCGCCACCGCGTCGGCGGTGCCGGTGGACGTGCTCTCGGCCACCGACCTGGTCAGCCAGGGGGCGGGGGACCTGAAGGACCAGCTCCGCACCATCATCCCGTCGTTCAACACCAACACCCAGCCGATCAGCGGCGGCTCGACGGTGGTCCGCCCCGCCATGCTCCGCAACCTGGCCCCGGACCACACGCTGGTGCTGGTCAACGGCAAGCGCCGGCACCGCTCGTCGATAGTCGACTGGCACGGCGGCAACGGCGTGGCGTTCGGCTCGCAGGGCCCGGACATCTCGGCCATCCCCGCGATTGCGCTGCGGCAGGTCGAGGTATTGCGCGACGGCGCGGCGGCCCAGTACGGCTCCGATGCGATCGCCGGCGTGATGAACTTCCAGCTCAAGGACGCCCGTGCCGGCGGCTCGGTCGAGCTGAACACCGGGATGTACCAGGCCGGCGACGGGGAATCGACGCAGTTCGCCGGCAACGTCGGCCTGCCGCTCGGCGCCACCGGGTTCGCCAACCTCAGCCTGGAGTACGGCAACGCGAACCCGACCGACCGGGCCGCGCCGCGGCGCGACGCGATGGCGCTGATCGCGGCCGGCAACACGCACGTCCCCTCCGACCACCCGCAGGTCTGGGGCGACCCGGCCGTCGACAACGACCTGAAGGCGTTCGGCAACTTCGGCTACACGCTGCCGGCCGGCGTGCAGGCGTACGCCCACACCAGCTACGCCACCCGGAAGGTGACCTACGGCATCTTCTTCCGCAACCCGAACACGCGGCTCGGCGTGTTCAGCAACGACGGCGGCCGCACGCTGCTGGTGGGCGACGTGCTCGCGGCGGGCGGCATGGGCTCGGCCGACTGCCCGACGGTCGCCGTCACCGACCTGGTGCCGGACGCGGTCGCTCTTCGGCAGGTGGCCGACGACCCGAACTGCTTCACGTTCCAGGAGCTGTTCCCCGGCGGCTTCACGCCGCAGACCGGCGGCACGGCGACCGAGGCGTCAGTGGCCGGCGGGGTGCGCGGCTTCACGGCCGGCGGCTTCAACTGGGACCTGAGCGGCTCGGTCGGCATGCACCGGACCGACTTCTTCATCCGCGACACCATCAATGCATCGCTCGGCCTGATGTCGCCCAACGCGTTCGACGTCGGCAGGAACAGCCAGCGGGACGTCAGCCTCAACGTCGACGTGTCGCATGCGGTCAGCGAGCGGGTCAACCTCGCCGCCGGCGCGGAATGGCGCGACGAGCGGTTCGGCCTGCGCGCGGGCGACCGCGCGGGCTGGATGGTGGGCCCGTACGCGGCGCAGCGCTTCATGGCCGGCTCCAACGGCGTCTTCGCCTACAGCCCGGCGCAGGCGGGCACCTGGAGCCGCCACAACGTCGCGGCCTACGGCGACCTGGAGGTGACCGACCCGGGCGACGCGTGGACGCTGGGCGCGGCGGTGCGCTTCGAGGACTTCGAGGACTTCGGGACGACGGCGAACGGCAAGCTGTCGGGCCGCGTCGGCTTCGTGCGCGGCAGCGTGAGCACCGGGTTCCGGGCGCCGACCCCCGGGCAGCAGCACGGCTTGAACATCCATAGCTGGTTCGACCCGACGGTGGGCGATCTGGTCAACAACGCGGTCATCCCATCGGTCTCGCCGGTGGCGCTGTTGCGCGGGGGCGCGCCGCTCGAGCCCGAGGAATCGATCAACTACACCGGCGGCGTCGTGTTCGGCGGCGGTCCCTTCACGCTGACGGCCGACTACTTCCGCATCGACGTGTCCGACCGGATCGGCATCACGAGCAACTTCGTCCTCACGCCCGCGGAGATCGCGGCGGTCGTTGCCGGCGGATTCGAGGCGGCGGAGAGCGTGCGGAACTACCGGTTCTTCACCAACGCCTTCGGCACGACGTCGCAGGGCGTCGACATCGTCTCCACCTGGACGCCGCTGGCGCTGCGCGGGAACACGGTCATCAGCGCCGTCTTCAACCACACCGACACCGAGGTGACGGACAACGACAAGGGTCTGCTCGACGGCCGGCGCATCGCCGAGTACGCCTACGCCCTGCCGCGCACCCGCTGGAACGCCGGCGTCACGCAACGCCTCGGGCGGGCGAGCCTGCTGGGCCGCCTCAGCTACTACAGCGGCTGGTACGACTACGACAGCGGGCGCCGGCAGATCTTCGATCCGTCCGGCGGCCTGGAACAGGGCTTCTTCGAGGGCCGGCCGATCGTCGACCTGGAGCTGACCGTGGATCTGGGCCGGGGCACGACGCTGGCCGTCGGGGGACAGAACGTCTTCGACACCTACTCGCAGGTGTCCGTCCTCGCCAATGCGGTCGGCGAGCAGTACAGCGAGTACATCCCGTGGGGCTACAGCGGCGCCTACTACTACGTGCGCATCGGCTACGACTGGGGCGGTTGA
- a CDS encoding response regulator: MENSRNRTSELIAAMLRISGSLDPDTVLREIVESARTLTGVGMGLLTTVDRAGQVQDFITSGVAAEFRRQLIDWPDGPRLFEHLRNLPGPLRLRNLSAYVRSLGFHSDLIPPNTMLATPMRHRGEHVGTFFLSDKEGGREFTGEDEEVAMLFASQAATAIVNARTHRDERRTRADLEALIETSPVGVVVLDARTGQFVSVNHEARRIVEGLRTPGRPAEELLPVLTCHRADGRVVALGELPLVRHFNHPETVRAEEIVLSVPDGRSVRTLINATPIHSADGVESLVVTLQDLAPLEELERQRTEFLAMVSHELRAPLTSILGSTTALLRAAPGLDPAEVHEFHRIIDQHANRMLGLISELLDAGRIETGTLSVAPEPSDAAVLVDQARNTFLSGGGRHAVRIDLPPDLPRVMADRQRIVQVLNNLFSNAARHSPVSSPIRVAAARDGVHVGISVSDEGPGVPPDRLAHLFQKHAGVSGGERERGAAGTGLGLAICKGLVEAHGGRIWAESGGAGEGTRFTFTIPVADGAGSGTAADLVQDRSGSSQPGQAQKRILVVDDDPQMLRYARETLAGAGYAPVVTGDARELPVLIRTHTPELVLLDLLLPGPDGIELMQQVPELTDLPVIFISAYGRDETIARALETGAVDYIVKPFSPMELTARVRAALRRRADPETFVLGELTIDYDRRRVRVADRMLELTAIEYELLRVLSVNAGRVATHEVLLRQVWGARGPADTKRLRAAVKNLRAKLGDDAAEPAYIFNQRAVGYRMPHPGER, from the coding sequence ATGGAGAATTCACGGAACCGCACTTCCGAGCTGATCGCGGCCATGCTGCGCATCAGCGGAAGCCTGGACCCGGACACCGTCCTGCGCGAGATCGTCGAGAGCGCCCGCACGCTGACCGGGGTCGGGATGGGCCTGCTCACCACGGTCGATCGAGCGGGGCAGGTCCAGGACTTCATCACCTCCGGGGTGGCGGCCGAATTCCGCCGGCAACTGATCGACTGGCCCGACGGGCCGCGGCTCTTCGAGCACCTGCGGAACCTGCCGGGACCGCTGCGACTGCGCAATCTGTCCGCCTACGTGCGTTCGCTCGGGTTTCACTCCGACCTGATACCCCCGAACACCATGCTGGCAACGCCGATGCGCCACCGGGGCGAGCACGTCGGCACGTTCTTCCTCAGCGACAAGGAGGGCGGGCGAGAGTTCACGGGCGAGGACGAAGAGGTGGCGATGCTGTTCGCCTCCCAGGCGGCGACGGCCATCGTGAACGCCCGCACGCACCGCGACGAACGACGGACCCGGGCGGACCTGGAGGCGTTGATCGAGACCTCGCCGGTGGGCGTCGTGGTCCTCGATGCCAGGACCGGCCAGTTCGTGTCGGTCAATCACGAGGCGAGGCGGATTGTCGAAGGTCTCCGCACGCCGGGCCGCCCGGCGGAGGAGTTGCTGCCGGTGCTTACCTGCCACCGGGCGGATGGACGAGTGGTCGCCCTCGGCGAGTTGCCGCTGGTGCGACACTTCAACCATCCCGAGACGGTGCGCGCCGAGGAGATCGTGCTGTCCGTCCCGGACGGCCGGAGCGTCAGGACGCTGATCAACGCCACGCCGATCCACTCGGCGGACGGTGTCGAGTCGCTGGTCGTCACGCTGCAGGACCTCGCGCCGCTGGAGGAGCTGGAGCGGCAGCGCACCGAGTTTCTGGCCATGGTCAGCCACGAGCTGCGCGCGCCGCTGACCTCCATCCTCGGCTCGACCACCGCACTGCTGCGCGCCGCGCCGGGGTTGGACCCCGCCGAGGTGCACGAGTTCCACCGGATCATCGACCAGCACGCCAACCGCATGCTCGGCCTGATCAGCGAGCTGCTGGACGCCGGCCGCATCGAGACGGGGACGCTGTCGGTCGCGCCCGAGCCGTCGGACGCGGCGGTTCTGGTGGATCAGGCCAGGAACACGTTCCTGAGCGGTGGCGGGAGGCATGCGGTCCGCATCGACCTGCCGCCCGACCTGCCCCGGGTGATGGCCGACCGGCAGCGGATCGTCCAGGTCCTGAACAACCTCTTCTCCAACGCGGCGAGGCATTCGCCCGTGTCGTCTCCCATCCGCGTCGCCGCGGCGCGCGACGGCGTCCACGTCGGTATTTCGGTGTCCGACGAAGGCCCGGGCGTGCCGCCGGACCGGCTGGCGCACCTGTTTCAGAAGCACGCGGGCGTCTCCGGAGGCGAGCGGGAACGGGGGGCGGCCGGGACCGGCCTGGGCCTAGCCATCTGCAAGGGCCTGGTGGAGGCCCACGGGGGCCGCATCTGGGCCGAGAGCGGCGGCGCGGGGGAGGGAACGCGGTTCACGTTCACGATTCCGGTGGCCGACGGGGCCGGCAGCGGCACGGCGGCCGACCTCGTCCAGGACCGTTCCGGCTCTTCGCAGCCGGGCCAGGCGCAGAAGCGAATCCTCGTGGTCGACGACGACCCGCAGATGCTCCGGTACGCTCGGGAGACGCTCGCCGGCGCCGGCTACGCCCCGGTCGTCACCGGCGATGCGCGGGAGCTGCCCGTCCTCATCAGGACGCACACGCCCGAGCTGGTCCTGTTGGACCTGCTGTTGCCGGGGCCCGATGGAATCGAGCTGATGCAGCAGGTCCCCGAGCTGACCGACCTGCCGGTCATCTTCATCTCCGCCTACGGCAGGGACGAGACGATCGCCAGGGCCCTGGAGACGGGCGCCGTCGACTACATCGTCAAGCCCTTCTCGCCGATGGAGCTGACGGCGAGGGTTCGCGCCGCGCTGCGCCGGCGCGCGGACCCCGAAACGTTCGTGCTGGGGGAGCTGACCATCGACTACGACCGCCGCCGGGTGCGTGTGGCCGACCGCATGTTGGAGCTGACGGCCATCGAGTACGAGTTGCTGCGCGTGCTGTCGGTCAACGCGGGAAGGGTAGCGACCCACGAGGTGCTGTTGCGCCAGGTCTGGGGCGCCAGGGGCCCCGCCGACACCAAACGCCTGCGGGCCGCGGTCAAGAACCTGCGCGCCAAGCTGGGCGATGACGCGGCCGAGCCGGCCTACATCTTCAACCAGCGCGCCGTCGGCTACCGCATGCCCCACCCGGGCGAACGGTAG